The genomic region CTATGGCGGCGACATGGTTGGCGACAGTGCCCCATGTTTGAAATTTCTGAAGGAAATTGTCATGACCTGCCCGTGGCAGGAAATGAAAAGGGACTACGTCAATACCGACGGTCAGAATTATTTCTCACTGTCTAAAGGCTATGAGTTTTACTTACTGTTTTTCAGGAACACGATGAATGGAAAAACCTTGTGGATTGGTCCGAAGGAAGACCCCAAAGCGGATGTGGAATATGACGCGGTTTTTTTTGATGTAAAAAACTGCAAGATCATCAAATCATGCAGAATACGTCCCCGTACTGACAAAATTGAGATCACTGCCTGGACGGCGGTTACACTTAAGCTTGTCAAATAGCCTTTTTATTTACGCAGGTATATAAACAGGCGTTTTCAACGGAGGTAAATATGGATATTTATAAAGACCTGATAAAAAAAGCTGCCCAAATACGCCGGGAGGTAATTGACATAGTTTACCGCTCGGGTGCGGGGCATGTGGGAGGTTCGCTTTCTGAAACCGACATCCTTGTTGCTCTGTATTACAAAATACTGAATATTGATCCGCAAAATCCTGAATGGCCTGAAAGAGACAGATTTATTCTCAGCAAGGGACATTCCGTGGATGCTTACTACTGCGTGCTTGCCGATCGGGGATTTTTCGATAAGAATGAACTTCTGACTTATTCACAGTTCGGCTCAAAGTTAATTGGCCACCCGAACAGGCAAGTCCCGGGAGTGGAAATGAATACGGGAGCATTGGGCCATGGTCTGTCAATAGGAGTTGGCATGGCTCTTGCCGCAAAGATGGACCATAAAAATTACAGGGTTTTTGTTCTGATGGGAGACGGTGAACTGGCAGAAGGTTCGGTATGGGAAGCTGCAATGGCTGCATCCCATTACAGGCTTGATAATCTTGTGGCAATTGTGGACAGAAACAGTCTTCAAATCAGCGGAAAAACCGAAGATGTGATGGCGCTGGAACCTCTGCAGGAAAAATGGAAAAGCTTCGGGTGGAAGGTGTCGGTTATAAACGGCCATGATATTCCTTCAATATGTGATGCCCTTTCGGAAGACAAAAAAGTGGCGGGTGTGCCTTCCATGGTAATAGCCGAGACAGTAAAGGGCAAGGGAGTATCCTTTATGGAGAATGACCCCAAATGGCACCATGGAGTTATGAGCGAAGAAGAGTACAGGAAGGCCTGTGCGGAACTGGACAGGATGCTGGAGGTGCTGTCATGAACAAGATACATAACAGGCAGGTTGTTTGTGAAACTTTGATGGAACTGGCAAAAGAGGATCGGGACATAGTGGTGTTATGCAGTGATTCAAGGGGTTCAGCCTCGATGAAACCCTTTGCCGAAAAATATCCCGGCCAGTTTATAGAAGTCGGAATTGCCGAACAGAACATTGTGGGGATAGCGGCAGGCCTTGCAGCATCAGGTAAAAAGCCGTTTGTCGCTTCGCTGGCGTGTTTTCTCACTGCCAGAGCCGCAGAGCAGATAAAAGTGGATGTCTCCTACTCAAAAACAAACGTCAAACTTCTCGGGATTAGTGCCGGTATTAGCTACGGCGCCCTTGGAATGTCCCATCATTCACTTCAGGATATTGCACTGATAAGAGCAATTCCCAATATTTTAATCGTGGTACCTGCGGACAGGTTTGAAACCCGGCTTGCAACCGAAGCAGCAGCCCGGTATGACGGCCCTGTTTATATGCGGCTGGGACGTAATCCGGTGGAAGATGTCTATACATCAAGTGATTATGAATTTCAGCTTGGCAGGGCAATTACCATGAGGGACGGAGATTCCCTTTCCATTATAACCTTCGGGGAAACGGTCAGAATAGCGCTGGATGCGGCGGAATTAATGGCGGCGAGGGGAATAAACTGCAGGGTAATCAATATGCATACAATTAAACCTCTTGATGAGGAATGTATAATCAGGGCCGCAAAAGAGACAGGCGCAATACTTACAATTGAAGAACACAGCATTTTAGGCGGTTTCGGAGCGGCGGTGGCGGAAGTTGTCGTCCAGAATTACCCGGTATCAATGAAAATAATGGGTATTCCTGATGAGCCGGCGGTACCCGGAAAATCCAAAGAAGTGTTCGCCTATTACGGTATAAGCCCTGAAAATTTGTGTGATGAAGCTGAAAAATTAATAAAAAAGAAAAAGGCCGGTGAATAAAATGTCTGAAAAATACATCCTTGCGATAGACCAGTCTACATCCGGAACAAAGGCGATATTATTCACGAAGGACTGTACGGTCCACCGCAGGGTTACAATTCCCCATAAGCAGTATTATCCGAAACCCGAATGGGTTGAGCATGATCCCGAGGAAATAGCGCGGAATGTCAGGACAGCCGTTTCAAAAGTCATGCAGGAAGGAGACGCCTCATGGAGCGATGTGGCGGCCATTGCCGTTACAAACCAGCGCGAAACGGGAATGCTTTGGGACGGTGTTACAGGAAAGCCGGTTTATAACGCCGTTGTCTGGCAATGCCCAAGGGCTAAGGAAAAGTGTGATTTGCTGGCGCGAGACGCTGAAATTGCACAATACATACACAAAAAAACCGGGCTCCATATCTCACCGTATTTCACGGCACCCAAGATTCAGTGGATTTTGAACAATATTCCCGGAGTAAGGGAAAAGGCGCTGGACGGGAATTTGAAATTCGGTACGATGGATTCCTGGGTGATATGGAATCTCACAGGCGGGAAAGTGCATGCGACCGATTTTTCCAATGCCAGCAGGACGCTGTTGCTGGATTTGGAAAGTCTTGAATGGGATCAGAAACTTCTTGATATCTTTGAAATTCCCCGTCAGATAATGCCAGAAATAAAACCTTCGGACAGTATCTTTGGATTTACCGAAGGCGACTCGGTTATTCCGGAAGGAATACCGATAAGCGGTGTCATGGGGGATTCCCATGCGGCTCTTTTCGGGCAAAACTGTTTCAGACCCGGAATGACGAAAGCCACATACGGTACAGGCTCGTCGGTGATGATGAACACAGGCGACAGACCTGTATACTCCGACAGCGGCATTGTTACGTCGGTAGGGTGGGTATCCGCTTCGGACAAGGTTTATGTCCTTGAGGGCAATGTTAATTTCAGCGGAAAGACGGTAGAATGGCTTGCGGAAGCCGGTTTTATTTCAAGCCCGAAAGAAGCGGGAAAAATTGCGTCAGCATTAAACGATAACGGCGGGGTATATTTCGTACCCGCATTTACCGGCCTTGGAGCACCGTATTGGGACAATTCCGCAAAGGCGATTATATACGGACTTACACTGGGGGCGAAAATTGGGAATATTGTCCGTGCAGCGGAGGAATCAATTGTATACCAGATAACCGACATACTGGATATCATGAGGAAGGATTCAGGTATTAACCTCGCGGAGTTGCGGGTTGACGGCGGACCGACGGGGGATTCGTTCCTGATGCAGCCAGGCCGATATCGCCAATACAAAGGTTATTGTTCCCAAAGTTGAAGAATTATCGGCTCTTGGAAGCGCAAACATGGCAGGGCTTGCAACAGGTTTCTGGAAAGACCGGAACGAGCTGGAGCAAAAACGTTCTGTTCTGGCGGAGTATGCGCCCCGGATGCAGGAAGAGGAAAGGGCAGTGTATAAAAAGAACTGGCATGAGGCAGTCAGGCGTGCTCTTTCCAGTGCATGAAAAATATTTTTTCAGAAAGGTGGTTAATTTAATATGGCGGTATTTGGCGTAATAATTACAACAAGGGGGTTTTTCCCGGGCTGGCTTGCACAGGATGCCAGAAAACAGATTCTAAAAAAGCTTAACGGTATGGGACATGAGTATGTTATAGTGGATGAAAATTCAATGCCGTACGGCGCGGTTCAGACTTATGAGCAGGCCAAAATATGTGCCGACCTTTTCAGGAAAAATGCCGACAGGATTGAAGGCATAATTGTAATCCTGCCGAACTTTGGGGACGAAATAGCGGTTGCCACTGCTATTCATGAGGCCCGTCTTAATGTTCCAGTGCTTATACAGGCCTGTGATGACGATTTGGAACTGCTGGACGTGGAACACAGGCGGGATGCTTTCTGCGGTAAATTATCGGTGTGCAATAATTTGAGGCAATACGGCATTCCTTTTACATTAACAAAACTGCATACCTGCAGTATAGAAAGTGAAGAATTCACTGAAGACATAAAACGTTTTGAAAAATTATGCAAAACAGTGAATAATCTGAGAAGAGCCCGTATACTCGCAGTGGGCACACGGCCCGGTCCTTTCCAGACAGTCCGTTTTTCGGAAAAGCTTCTCCAAAGGTACGGAATTTCGGTTCTGGTTGAGGATATCGGAAACATCATATCCCGCGCGAATGAAATTAATGACATAAAAAAGATTGAAGAAACCGTTTCGGAAATACGGGAATATGTAAATGTACCTGAGAATGCGCCGGCAGAAAAGATTGAAAAACTGGCACGTTTCAAAATGGCTCTTGAAGAAGCGGTTATGGCAAATGATGCTGACTGTGCTGCGGTTCAGTGCTGGAACGTGCTTCAGAACCAGTACGGATGCGCCGCATGCCTGGCTATGAGCATGCTGGGGAATAAAGGCATTCCCCATGCCTGTGAAATGGATGTTATGGGTGCACTTACAATGTATGCACTTTCACTGGCGTCGGGGGAAACGCCCGGGTACCTCGACTGGAACAACAATTACGGAAATGACAGAAACATGTGTATCAATTTCCATTGCTCAAATTATCCCGCGTCATTCATGGGATGCAGGCCATCGATCGGCGTACTGGATATACTTGGTACGCAGCTTGGGTATGATAACTGTTTTGGTTCGGTGGTAGGACAGGTTAAGCCCGGACCGATGACATTCTGCAAAATATCCACCGATGATGCTAACGGTAAAATCCGTGCATATGTCGGAGAAGGAGAATTCTCGGATATAAAGGTCAGTACCTTTGGCGGCCCGGCAGTGTGTAAAGTACCTGATTTGCAGAAATTAATGCATAAGATATGCGAAGAAGGTTTCGAACACCATGTGGCAATGGTTCGCGGCCATGTGGCCGATATTGTTGAGGAAGCTTTAACCAAATATCTTGGGTGGGAAGTATACAGACATCGTTAACGGCGTTGTATAATAACAGTGGAGTGATTTAACAGGCTCCACTGTTAAATTTTATGCCTGCAAAACCTCAGTGTAATGTTAAAAATTCTGTACCAAGGGGCAAATGGAAATGATGAGAGTTTATAACTTAAAAACAAATCGTATTAAGAATCCTATGGGGTTTGTCATTAATAAACCAAAACTGTCGTGGTTAGTTGAGTCTGATACGGCAAAACACCAGGTCGCAGCCCAAGTTGAGATATCCGCCGATATAAATTTTGAGAATATCATATTTGACAGCGGAAAAAGAACTGATATCGACAGTATTTCATATTCACCGCAGGTAGAATTAAAACCGCGCACAAGGTACTACTGGAGGGTCAGGGTGTGGGGAGATGACGGAAGTGAAGCCGTAAGTGAAGCTGCGTGGTTTGAAACGTCCAAAATGGACGAACCATGGAAAGCAAAATGGATTACGCCCGACTTTGATCCTTCAGTCCATCCTGTCGTTTTCACCGATTTCAGCATCGAAAGGGATGTTGCCGACGCACGGGCATATGTCTGCGGGCTGGGATTGTATGAAATGTCGGTGAACGGTGAAAAAACCGGAGATGAATATTTGGCGCCGGGGCTTGTGGCATATGACAAATGGATACCTTACCAGACGTATGATATAACCAGTCAGCTGAAAAAGGGAATCAATACCGCCGAATTCCTGCTTGGCAACGGGTGGTATAAGGGACGTTACGGACTGAACAGGAAACAGCCTTTCAGGTACGGCAACGAATTTGCTTTAATCTGTGAAATTCACATAACTTATCAGGACGGTACTGCGGACGTCATTTATACCGACACAAGCTGGAAGGCGCGAAAATCAAAAGTCATTGACAGCGGTATCTATGACGGGGAGATTTATGACGACACTTTTTGTGACGATGCCGTTTATCCGGTAAGAATTGCAGACCTGGATGTAAATAAACTTGAGCCGAGAAGAAGCCCAGGGATTAAAATAAAGGAACGCATAAAGCCGGCGGAAATCATCCGGACCCCTGAAGGCGAAACGGTTATCGACATGGGGCAGAACATGGTGGGATGGCTTGAGTTTACGAACCGTGCGCCAAAAGGCGCGGAAATAATGCTTCAGTTCGGGGAAGTTCTACAGGACGGCAATTTTTACAGAGACAATCTGCGGACGGCTAAATGCGAATTTCATTATATTTCAGATGGTAAGGTGAAAAAGGTAAGACCTCATTTTACCTTTTACGGTTTCAGATATGTAAAACTTACAAAGTGGGAAGGTGAAGTGAATCCGGAAGACTTTACCGGACTTGTTCTGTATTCCGACTTGGAGAGAACCGGAAATATTACCACAGATAATTCTCTTGTAAACAGGCTGTTCCTTAATGCTTTATGGAGCCAGAAGGGGAATTTCCTTGATGTTCCCACCGACTGCCCTCAGAGGGACGAAAGAATGGGATGGACGGGCGACGCTCAGGTCTTTTCAGGGGCTGCGGCGTTTAACATGGATGTATTTGCGTTTTTTGGCAAATATCTTTACGACCTTAAACAAGAACAGAAGGCACGCGGCGGTAACGTACCCGTAGTTGTACCAGCCCATGATGTGAAACAGAATGGGGCATGCGGATGGGGCGACGCTGCCGTAATCATTCCGTGGAACATGTACCTGCACTACGGCGATGTTTCAATCCTGGAACAGCAGTATAAAAGCATGAAGGGATGGGTTGACTATATAAAAAGCAAGGATGACGCGGCCGGAGGAAGAAGACTGTGGCTAAACGATTTTCATTACGGTGACTGGCTGTCGCTGGACGTGGAAGACCCGTTCAACCGGTTTGGTGGCACGGAGCACGCATATCTTGCCAGTGCATTTTACAGTTATTCTGCCGGTATTGTTTCAAAGGCGGCTAAAATTTTGAACAAAAAGGAAGACGCCGAATATTACCGCAAACTTTCCGAAGAAGTAAAAAATGCCATCAGGAAAGAATATTTCACACCGACAGGACGGTTGGCAGTAAATACTCAAACCGCGTATGTCATTGCTCTTTACATGGATCTTGTCCCCGATGAATGGAAGGAACGAGTTGCCTTTGAACTGAGGAAAAAGCTCAAAGAGACCAAATATCACCTGCGGACAGGTTTTCTTGGCACACCGTATTTATGCCGTGTTCTGTCCGAATACGGAAGCAATGACATTGCGTACCGGCTTCTGACAAACACCGACTATCCGGGGTGGCTGTATCCTGTTACAATGGGGGCAACAACAATATGGGAGAGATGGAATTCAATGCTGCCCGACGGAAAAGTCAGCGATACCGGCATGAATTCCTTCAATCATTATTCCTATGGCTCAATTGTGGAATGGATTTACAGAAATGCGGCAGGAATACAGCCCGTTGAAGATGCTCCTGGGTTCAGGCGTTTCAGGCTTAAACCGCAGCCGCATTACCTCTTGAAGTCACTTGATGCGGAATTTTTATCACCTGCAGGGAAAATCATAAGCAGATGGAATATTAATGAAAACGGCTCGGTTTCGTTCTATTTCAGGATTCCTTTCAATACCACCGCCGAACTGGTTTTGCCCGATACCGAAGGTACAGGACTGGAAGGAGTTCATGAGCTTGAATGTGGTGAATATACTTATACTTACATGCCTAAAAGACCTTACAAGAAAATGTACGGAACAGATACTCCAATGCGGGAAATTTATGAAAATGAGAGGGCAAAAGAAATTGTAACAGCTTATCTGTCCGAAATGGCAGGCTGGATGCTGTTCCCGATGTTCGCGGGCGAACGCAGCATTCGTGATTTTGTCAGGGAAGGGCTTTTGCAGATTGATGAAAAAACGCTGAAAGAAATTGACGAAAAACTCAGCAAAGTTACTGTGGAATAAAGTTTTAACCTTAACGGCGGTGGAATACTCCACCGTCTGTTAAATTTGAAATCAGTCCGGTTAATTTTTTTAACTGAACGGGGGGCGGGATGATATGAATTCTGTGAGCGTGGGATATTATAACGCGGTAAGGGAATATATCTCCGAGAATATTGACAGGGCATTTAAGTCGCCGAATGATCTTTTCAAATATCCGTTTATAGATCCGGGTTCAGTTTATGACGGCAACCTTTGGGACTGGGATTCCTTCTGGAGCGTTTATGCGCTGGCTGCTTATGAAAAGACACTGAACGACGGCGGGGCTTTCAGAAAAAAACTGATAGAAGGTGCTATGGGGAATGTTTTGAATTTTTTAAGCTTTCAGCTTGTTGACGGGTACATTCCCATGATAGTGAGCAAATACAACCAGGGCGAAAATGAAGAACCTTACCTGATTAAAAAGCATAAAGACGGCGTAATTCTGAAT from Thermoclostridium stercorarium subsp. stercorarium DSM 8532 harbors:
- a CDS encoding transketolase family protein, encoding MNKIHNRQVVCETLMELAKEDRDIVVLCSDSRGSASMKPFAEKYPGQFIEVGIAEQNIVGIAAGLAASGKKPFVASLACFLTARAAEQIKVDVSYSKTNVKLLGISAGISYGALGMSHHSLQDIALIRAIPNILIVVPADRFETRLATEAAARYDGPVYMRLGRNPVEDVYTSSDYEFQLGRAITMRDGDSLSIITFGETVRIALDAAELMAARGINCRVINMHTIKPLDEECIIRAAKETGAILTIEEHSILGGFGAAVAEVVVQNYPVSMKIMGIPDEPAVPGKSKEVFAYYGISPENLCDEAEKLIKKKKAGE
- a CDS encoding FGGY-family carbohydrate kinase, whose amino-acid sequence is MSEKYILAIDQSTSGTKAILFTKDCTVHRRVTIPHKQYYPKPEWVEHDPEEIARNVRTAVSKVMQEGDASWSDVAAIAVTNQRETGMLWDGVTGKPVYNAVVWQCPRAKEKCDLLARDAEIAQYIHKKTGLHISPYFTAPKIQWILNNIPGVREKALDGNLKFGTMDSWVIWNLTGGKVHATDFSNASRTLLLDLESLEWDQKLLDIFEIPRQIMPEIKPSDSIFGFTEGDSVIPEGIPISGVMGDSHAALFGQNCFRPGMTKATYGTGSSVMMNTGDRPVYSDSGIVTSVGWVSASDKVYVLEGNVNFSGKTVEWLAEAGFISSPKEAGKIASALNDNGGVYFVPAFTGLGAPYWDNSAKAIIYGLTLGAKIGNIVRAAEESIVYQITDILDIMRKDSGINLAELRVDGGPTGDSFLMQPGRYRQYKGYCSQS
- a CDS encoding L-fucose/L-arabinose isomerase family protein, giving the protein MAVFGVIITTRGFFPGWLAQDARKQILKKLNGMGHEYVIVDENSMPYGAVQTYEQAKICADLFRKNADRIEGIIVILPNFGDEIAVATAIHEARLNVPVLIQACDDDLELLDVEHRRDAFCGKLSVCNNLRQYGIPFTLTKLHTCSIESEEFTEDIKRFEKLCKTVNNLRRARILAVGTRPGPFQTVRFSEKLLQRYGISVLVEDIGNIISRANEINDIKKIEETVSEIREYVNVPENAPAEKIEKLARFKMALEEAVMANDADCAAVQCWNVLQNQYGCAACLAMSMLGNKGIPHACEMDVMGALTMYALSLASGETPGYLDWNNNYGNDRNMCINFHCSNYPASFMGCRPSIGVLDILGTQLGYDNCFGSVVGQVKPGPMTFCKISTDDANGKIRAYVGEGEFSDIKVSTFGGPAVCKVPDLQKLMHKICEEGFEHHVAMVRGHVADIVEEALTKYLGWEVYRHR
- a CDS encoding transketolase, with the translated sequence MDIYKDLIKKAAQIRREVIDIVYRSGAGHVGGSLSETDILVALYYKILNIDPQNPEWPERDRFILSKGHSVDAYYCVLADRGFFDKNELLTYSQFGSKLIGHPNRQVPGVEMNTGALGHGLSIGVGMALAAKMDHKNYRVFVLMGDGELAEGSVWEAAMAASHYRLDNLVAIVDRNSLQISGKTEDVMALEPLQEKWKSFGWKVSVINGHDIPSICDALSEDKKVAGVPSMVIAETVKGKGVSFMENDPKWHHGVMSEEEYRKACAELDRMLEVLS
- a CDS encoding glycoside hydrolase family 78 protein; the protein is MMRVYNLKTNRIKNPMGFVINKPKLSWLVESDTAKHQVAAQVEISADINFENIIFDSGKRTDIDSISYSPQVELKPRTRYYWRVRVWGDDGSEAVSEAAWFETSKMDEPWKAKWITPDFDPSVHPVVFTDFSIERDVADARAYVCGLGLYEMSVNGEKTGDEYLAPGLVAYDKWIPYQTYDITSQLKKGINTAEFLLGNGWYKGRYGLNRKQPFRYGNEFALICEIHITYQDGTADVIYTDTSWKARKSKVIDSGIYDGEIYDDTFCDDAVYPVRIADLDVNKLEPRRSPGIKIKERIKPAEIIRTPEGETVIDMGQNMVGWLEFTNRAPKGAEIMLQFGEVLQDGNFYRDNLRTAKCEFHYISDGKVKKVRPHFTFYGFRYVKLTKWEGEVNPEDFTGLVLYSDLERTGNITTDNSLVNRLFLNALWSQKGNFLDVPTDCPQRDERMGWTGDAQVFSGAAAFNMDVFAFFGKYLYDLKQEQKARGGNVPVVVPAHDVKQNGACGWGDAAVIIPWNMYLHYGDVSILEQQYKSMKGWVDYIKSKDDAAGGRRLWLNDFHYGDWLSLDVEDPFNRFGGTEHAYLASAFYSYSAGIVSKAAKILNKKEDAEYYRKLSEEVKNAIRKEYFTPTGRLAVNTQTAYVIALYMDLVPDEWKERVAFELRKKLKETKYHLRTGFLGTPYLCRVLSEYGSNDIAYRLLTNTDYPGWLYPVTMGATTIWERWNSMLPDGKVSDTGMNSFNHYSYGSIVEWIYRNAAGIQPVEDAPGFRRFRLKPQPHYLLKSLDAEFLSPAGKIISRWNINENGSVSFYFRIPFNTTAELVLPDTEGTGLEGVHELECGEYTYTYMPKRPYKKMYGTDTPMREIYENERAKEIVTAYLSEMAGWMLFPMFAGERSIRDFVREGLLQIDEKTLKEIDEKLSKVTVE